Part of the Psychrobium sp. MM17-31 genome is shown below.
TGGTGTAATTACGACAATCGCTGGATAGCTTTTCTTAGCATCGTAATGCGGCGGTAGGAATACATTGCCCGCGATGCGTGTTTGCTCACTCATGAAGCTAACTTTGTTTTTACCGCTGTGATAGTCAGCGCCTAGAAACGAGTCTGCAAATACAGGAGCAGTGCTTAGCATGGCCGAGGTAATTAATGACAAGCTTAATAGTTTGACTTTGTTCATTGTGTTCTCCGATTTGAGGTGATTAATAAGTCGGAAAACATTGTATTAATCTCGTAATTGTTAATATATAGGGTATAGTTTACATAACTGTTAACTAAAAGTTTCCAATAGGACGTTTAAATCATGCCGATGTTGAAGCAAGTGAGCCTGTCAGATATCAAAACCTTTGTTGAATTAGCGCAAGCGGGTAGTTTTACCAAGGCTGCCGAGCGGCTTAACTGTTCACGCGCTAATGTCTCTAAGCAATTGGCACAACTAGAAAGCGATTTAGGCGTGACCTTATTGGTACGCACCACGCGAACGCAGCATTTAACGCCGCAAGGCGAAGCATTTTTCGAGCGTTGTAAGAAATCTCTCGACGGTATTTATCACGCCATTGACCGAGCGCTAGAAGGCGCCGATGCGCTGGCGGGGACTATTAAAATCAACTCTGTCGGTGGGCAGATTGGTGAAGAAATTATCGCGCCTATGGTGAGTGAGTTTATGGCGCAGCATCCGAATATTAGCGTGGATTTAGATTTTTCTAGTCGCCGTGTCGATTTGATCTCTGGCGAGTTCGACTTTGTATTTCGGATGGGAGAGCTGGTGGACTCTTCGCTAATTGGCCGCAAGCTTAC
Proteins encoded:
- a CDS encoding LysR family transcriptional regulator, with the protein product MPMLKQVSLSDIKTFVELAQAGSFTKAAERLNCSRANVSKQLAQLESDLGVTLLVRTTRTQHLTPQGEAFFERCKKSLDGIYHAIDRALEGADALAGTIKINSVGGQIGEEIIAPMVSEFMAQHPNISVDLDFSSRRVDLISGEFDFVFRMGELVDSSLIGRKLTDIEVGVYASPAYINEHGHPNDPKGLAHHRCITGSLRNWSFINNDSQQAVEVTIDGNLTCKNGRIMVSNALAGNGIIRVPKLYCQQEIEQGLLLPLLDEWHVKSTPFYLVYAQDKHQPMRLRAFKEFVMENFQRFL